The following coding sequences lie in one Arachis hypogaea cultivar Tifrunner chromosome 4, arahy.Tifrunner.gnm2.J5K5, whole genome shotgun sequence genomic window:
- the LOC112795999 gene encoding BAG family molecular chaperone regulator 5, mitochondrial has product MNHSSRSTTAVSHHNDHSAPPESKISNPALTIQSAFRAHRIRTLYRKISTVDSEADRLQRLIQRQETVDAVRTNPLQKLAINESLMSLLLTLDSVPGFDPTVREARRKITRRIVSLQEILDSVSECKFDEWGWWNSYDDVLVRNWDQVIEDMEESVCRERGGDDMDKFCAQYLGFRCLQRFLREP; this is encoded by the coding sequence ATGAACCATTCTTCCAGATCCACCACCGCCGTTTCCCACCATAATGACCATTCTGCCCCTCCCGAATCCAAAATCTCCAACCCCGCTCTTACCATCCAATCCGCCTTCCGCGCCCACCGCATCCGCACCCTCTACCGCAAGATCTCCACCGTCGATTCCGAGGCCGACCGCCTCCAGCGCCTCATCCAGAGGCAAGAAACCGTGGACGCCGTCCGCACCAACCCACTTCAGAAGCTCGCCATCAACGAGTCCCTCATGTCCCTCCTCCTCACTCTCGATTCTGTCCCCGGATTCGATCCAACGGTCAGGGAAGCTCGCCGGAAGATAACACGCCGGATCGTGAGCCTCCAGGAGATCCTGGACTCCGTGTCCGAGTGCAAGTTCGATGAATGGGGTTGGTGGAACAGTTACGACGACGTTTTGGTGAGGAATTGGGACCAGGTGATTGAAGACATGGAGGAGAGTGTTTGCAGGGAGAGAGGTGGCGATGATATGGATAAGTTCTGCGCCCAATATTTAGGGTTCCGCTGCCTTCAAAGGTTCCTTCGTGAACCCTGA